The genomic segment GGCGACTTGGTCTCGCGTTCGGGATAGAGCGGCCCACTGACAACCTCGATGTCAATACCGGCATCCTTGAGCGCAAACGCGACATCCACGGGAAACTGAGGCCCGACACGAACGCTTTGAACTCCGGCACGACGACTGGCTTCCAACGCCCAATAAACCCGAGATCGCCGCTTGTCTACAGGAAGACCGAGCGAAATCGGCGTCCAAACCTTTGTGGACGGCGCTTCCGCACAGGCTCGCGCGAATTCGAGCAGTGGCACAACGAGATGTCGGTTGCCCGCGCCGGCGTCGAGAAACACGACGGGATCGACGGGCGAAAATCCGCAGGCGTATTTGAGATCCGCAGCGTCGTTTGATCCGGCCACGATCATGCGGGCTGTTGATGACTTTTTCACGCGGAGAACTCCTCTTTTTGCCGAGCATATGCGCTCCTGCCGCCCTCGCCAATTTTCTAGAGTTTTCGCGGCCTAAATTCCGGAACCCCTTGCAAACGCGGCACTAATGGTTCTCGAATGCCTCCCACCATATGTTGGGGTTGTTTGAGAATTATCCACCAGAAGTTGCGCGTGGCCTCTTATTTTTCAAAAATCGTTTTTTTCACCTTGTAGCTCTCTAGACCGGTTTTTAGGTTTCCGCCGTCGCGGGTGACGGACGGGGCCATCCAAGGCTGTTAATAACCTGTGGATAACCCATTCGCCCGATGGTTGGCCATGCGAGGAGATCGGTCAATACCTAGGACTATTTACAGAGGCCTTTCGCGCCGCTCGTCTACGCGGGCGGCAGAGGGCGGAAAGGATTTGCGATGGACGTATCTGTCGAGACGGTCTGGTCGAATGCCTGCAAAGAGCTCCGAAGCACTTTGTCGAAAGATGTTTTTGACCGCTGGATCGGCGTAATCGAGGCGCTGTCGATCGAGGGGGATACGCTCCACCTCGGTGTTCAGAACGATTTCTACCAGTGCTGGCTGGAGGAAAACTATCTTCCTCTCATCCAGGACGCAGTGGCGCTGGCGTATGGCAGCCGTTTAAACATTGTATTTCGAGTCTCCAAAGCGCCATCCGCTCCCCAATCTGATAAACCACAATCGGCCGAGGGGACGACAGTGCACCGGGGGCGGTCTTCATCAGGCGCCGTCGCGCCTGCGGCGCTGAACCCAAAATATACGTTTGAAACTTTTGTCGTCGGGCCCTCGAACAGTTTTCCGCATGCGGCCTCTCTGGCGGTGGCCCAATCGCCCGGCAGGGCCTACAATCCGTTGTTCCTCTACGGCGGCGTCGGCCTCGGCAAAACCCACCTCATGCAAGCGATCGGCCATTCGGTCCTGCGCACGGGCCGCAGCGTCGTCGCCTACGTCACCTGCGAGGCGTTCACGAACGAGTACATCGATGCCCTGCAGCGGAAGGCGCTGGTTCAATTTCGCAAGAAATATCGAAACGTTGACGTGTTGCTGATCGACGATATCCAGTTCCTCGGCGGAAAAGAGCGGATGCAGGAAGAGTTTTTCCACACGTTTAACGCCCTCTTCGACAGCCACAAACAGATCGTGCTCACCTGCGACCGTCCCGCGAGCGAAATTCCGAGCCTCGAACACCGGCTGGTGTCTCGGTTCGAATGGGGGCTTGTGACCGAACTGGAACCGCCCGATATCGAGACGCGCATCGCAATCCTTCGCAACAAACAGGAAGAGCTCAACGTCAAATTGCCGGAGGAGATCATCAACTTTATTGCCGAGAAAATTCGTTCCAACATCCGCCGTCTCGAAGGGGCGCTGATTCGCGCGGCATCCTACGCCTCACTGACCGGCCGCCCGCTGACGATTGAGACGGTTGAACATCTATTGCGCGACACATTTGACCAGGAAAAACAGGAAACCCTGACCATTGAAGAAATCCAAAAGATTGTCGCGGAATATTTCGACCTGCGGCTGTCGGATATGACGAGCAATCGCCGACCGCAGTCGATCGCGTTTCCCCGTCAGGTCGCGATGTACTTTTGCCGCCAACTCACCTCCCATTCGCTGCCAGTCATCGGAAGCGCATTTGGGAAAAACCATGCGACTGTGCTTCACGCATGTCGCCTGGTTCAGCATCGGCTGAAGGAGGACCCGGAATTCCGGCAGAACATGATGGTCCTCCAACAGCGCCTCGAACGACGAACGGACGGACGCCGCCAGTTGTGAACAACGACGTTTATAGCTGTGGACAAACCGAGGGGTGGACGCATTGTCAACAGCCAGCGACCATCTCGCCCAGTTATCCCTCGATTTATTCACACCCCTCGAGAAGCCGATCGATCAGCTTTTGCGGCCTGAATGCCCGCTCTCGAGGAGTTGTCATCAGGCATAATACGATGGTATAAATGAAGGATACTTCGCATATCTACTATTCAGAGCTGTCGACAAGCGTGATCCCCATATGAAACTGACCGTCAACAAACAGAGCTTTATCACCGCGATGGAAAAGGTTTTTCCCGTCGTGCCTGCGCGCGCGACACTGCCCATCCTCCAGAATGTACTTCTGAAGGCCGAGGGCGAAAGTCTTTCCCTGACGACGAGCGATATTCAGTCAACAGTTCAGACAACATTGCCCGCGAGCGTCGCTCGTTCGGGGGCCACCACAATTCCGGCCCGCCGCCTGTTCAACATCCTCAAGGAGTTGCCGTCGTCCGAAATTGAACTCGACACGGAAGATAAGGGCGACCTGGACATCACGGTCATTCGCGCCGGAGCGTCGATCGTCAAATTGTTCGGGATCAAACAATCCGAATTCCCGGCTCCTGCCAAGGTGACCGGGGTCCAAAAGTTCGTGGTGAGCCAGTCGCTCTTCAAGACGATCCTGGATTCGGTTCACTATGCGGCCTCGGTGGACGAGAATCGGAAAAATTTACAGGGGGTGTTGCTGGGATTTCGATCGGGGAAAATTTTTGGGGTGGCCACCGACGGGCGGCGGCTCGCGCTGTGGGAAGAAGAGTTTCACGTTGATCGTCAGCAGGAAGGGGAGTGGACGATTCCCAACGATGCGGTGCGGGAGCTGCTGGCGTTGCTTGGGGAGGAGGGGGATCTGCGGATTCTAATTTCAGACACGAATCTTGTCTTTGAAGGGCCTGATTTCAAGTTGATCTCGCAAATGCTGATGGAGAAGTTTCCGAATTTTCGTCAGGCGATACCTGCCGGAAGCGATGTGCGCGTCAGTGTCGCGAGGGATGAGCTCCTCGGCGCCTTGCGCCGTGCCTCGATCCTGCTTTCGGGGCATGAAGGTTCGGTGTCGCTTTCCCTTTCGGACAATTGCCTGGAAATCAGCACGCCGGAAAACGAGGCTGGCGAGTATCGGGAAAAGATAGCGGTCAAGCACTCGGGCCCGAGCATATCGATCCTTTTGAATGCAGAATGGCTCATGGACCCCTTGAGGAACCTGTCTTCGGATGAGGTCTTTCTTGAATTGAGCGGTTCGTACAGCCCATGCGTGATCAAGACGGACAAACCGTTCCTGTACGTGCTGATGCCCATGCGCCCGACGACGACCGCAACTCGATAAGCGGGAGAATAATCAGTTGGTTGCCCGACTAGGATTTGAACCTAGACAAACAGATCCAGAGTCTGCTGTGCTACCATTACACCATCGGGCAATCGGTGTAGTATTAAGGGCGTTGAAATAAATAAGTCGAACGCGGTCGGCGCGTCAAGGAGCCATCCCTATGCGGATCTTGTTCATACGCCACGCGGAAGCTGTTGATGCGACGGAATTCGCGGGTGACGACCTTGAACGCCCCCTAACGCCAGCCGGTCGAAAACGATTTGGCAAAGTGGTGGCCTATCTCGCCAGAAACTATCCTAAACCAGAGTGCATTTTGTCCTCCAAGGCCGTCCGTGCGTGGGAAACTGCAAATGACTATGCGCGGGGCGTCGGCGTGAAGGACATCGTTGTTCGAGATGAGCTCAATCCGGGTGCAACCCCGGATGACATCAGACAGATTCTCAAAGAATACAAAGATCTTGAGTGGATTGCGCTTGTGGGCCATGAGCCCGATTTCTCAAAAGCCATCGCCGCGCTCACCAGCAGGGGCAAGCTGCGGATGAAATTCAAAAAAGGTGCTGTTGCCGAGGTGGAGTGGTCTGGGCGCGGCGATGCGACGCTTCGCGCGCTTATCGACCCGGCCCGATTGTGAAGCGCTCCGCCCGCCCCTGGACAGAGAACTTCACTGCTGCTGGAATCTTCGGGTGACCTCCGGTCGCCGAGCGCCTCACTATTGGTTCGACAGCGGGCTCCGTTCGCGTTACATGCGGAGCGTGGAATTTCACGATGCGGAAGGACAACGTCGAGCTCATTTGCAACATCGCCGAACTCGCCGGCTTGTTCCAGAAGAGTTCGGGCCTGAGCGACTTTCTTCAAACGGTTGTCAGCGTGGTGGCCTATCACATGCGCGCCGCCGTGTGCTCAATTTACCTTTATGACGACCAGTCGAGAGAACTCGTTCTGACCGCGACCCAAGGTCTTAATCCCGAATCCATCGGCAAGGTTCGATTAAAGCTGGGAGAGGGGTTGACCGGACTGGCCCTCAAGGAACTCCGGCCCATTCGTGAAGGGCGAGGGTCACGCAATCCGAATTTCAAGTTCATTCCCGGAATTCGCGAGGAGCAATACCAAGCATTTCTCGCTGTTCCGATCCTCCGAGGACTGGAACGTGTCGGGGTCCTGGTTCTTCAGGATCCGGTGGAAAACTATTTCGACGAAAATGATACCAAGGCCCTGCAGGCAATCGCCGCTCAACTGGCCGCCACAATCGAGAATGCCAAGCTGCTGATTACCCTGCATCAAATGCAGGAGAGACAGGCGGCCGGGCAAGCAGAGACGAGGCAGACGGCGCTACCGTCCGAGCTTGGCATGAAATTCATACGCGGAGTTCCAGCCTCGGCAGGGATCGCCGTGGGGCGGGCTTTGCCGATCGGAATGAGCGAGGACCACTTTGTTGTGAAGCCCGAAGCCGGCATGCCTTCGTGGACGCTCGACGATTTTCGGCGCGCGCTCGCCAAGACCGAAGACCAGATCGAACAGCTTCAGCTCAGTGTGGAGGAAAAACTGACTGACGTTGCCTCGATGATTTTCAGCGCACACCTGCTGATTTTGAAGGACGATAAATTTTCCGGCGCGATGGAATCTCTGATTCGCCAAGGGGTGCCGGTGGCGGACGCCGTCGCGCGCGTCGTCCAGGAATATGTGCACCTCTTTGGAAACAGCAACAATCCGCGTCTCCGGGAAAAGGTTCAGGACGTCAGGGACATCGGACGCAGGCTGCTGAACAACCTGCGCTCCGGGGAGGAGTCGCAGTCGGATTATGCGGGACGTGTGATCGTGGCATCGGAACTGATGCCTTCCGACATTCTCAAATTGTCCGCCCAGCGCGTGGAAGGCCTGGCCCTGGTCGCAGGCGGGCTGACGTCGCATGTCGCCATTCTGGCGCGGTCACTACAGTTGCCGATGGTGATTGTCGAAGACCGGTCGCTGCTTCATGTCGACGAGGACACGGTGATCGCCATCGATGGGGAACAGGGCAATCTCTACATCAACCCGACGCCCGATGTCCTGCGGAACTTTGAGGAACTCCGGCGGACCCGGCAGGTCATGGAGACACACCTCCAAAACGTTGCGGACGAAACTTACACCCGCGACGGACAACGGGTTCATGTGCTGTGCAACATCAACATGTTGAGCGAGGTTCCTGCCGCGCTAAGGCTCAAGGCGGAGGGCGTCGGGCTTTATCGCAGCGAATTTCCGTTTATTGTCCGCAACGATTTCCCTTCCGAGGAGGAGCAATACCGCGTCTACAGAAAATTGATCGACGGCATGGGCGACCGCCCCGTGATCTTCCGGACCCTCGACATTGGCGGGGACAAGATGTTGTCCTACTTTCCCATCGTCAACGAAAGCAATCCCTTCCTCGGTCTCCGCGCGATTCGCTTCTCGCTCCGGCACCGGCACATCTTCGAGCAGCAACTTCGAGCGCTGCTCCGCGCGGGTCATCAAACGAAGTTGCACATCATGTTTCCGCTCGTGGCTTCGGTGGAAGACTTCACCGAGGCGCGGGACATCGTGCACGCCTGCATGCAAAGCCTCGAACAAGAGGGCATCCCGTACAACCGGGCGCCGAAGCTCGGCGCGATGATCGAGTTGCCTTCCGCCGTGGAGATTGTTGAAGAGCTTGCCGCCGAGGCGGATTTTCTCTCGATTGGCGGAAACGACCTCGTGCAATACATGCTGGCGGTCGACCGCACAAACGAAGCGATCTCCGATCTCTATGTCGCACATCATCCGGCCGTGCTGCGGGCGCTGCACCGGGTGGCGCAGGCGGCTCATCGGCATGGCCGGCCGGTTTCCTTCTGCGGCGAAATGGCGGCGGACCCCAAAATGATCCCTTTTTTGGTGGGAATAGGCATCCGCGTCCTCAGCGTGGAGGCGCGCCAGATTCCCCGCGTGCAGCAGATCGTCCGCTCGCTGGACGCGGCGCAGGCGGCAGAAAAGGCCCGCCGCATTCTGCAGATGGGGCGGATTCGCGACGTCGCGCGCGCCCTGGAAGGGAATGGAGGATGACCGGATTTCGCGTGCTCGCGGCGGCGACCCTCGTGTGGGCCGCGGCAGAAGGAGCCGACGGGAAAGCTCGCCCGCCCAAAGGCCGAGGAGGCGAAGGTTGGAAACGGCAGGTTCAGGCGGGCGTCAACGTCACCGAGGGCAACCGCGATTCGTCGCTCGCCAGGGCACAGTTCGGCGGGCGAGGCCGCGGCGAGGGGTGGGACACCGAGCTGAACCTAAAAGCCGAAATCGGCCGTGCCGACGGGGTCCAAAATCGGGAACGCGTCGCGGCGGAGGCAGCCCACCGCCGGGGTCTGACCGACCGAGCCTACATGGCGTACCGCCTCGATGCGACATATGATGCCATCGCGGAGCTCGACTATCGGATCATCGGAAGCCTTTCGCTGGGGTGGTATGCGATTCGGGACGACCAGCAGGAGTTCAGGTTGGAGGTCGGTCCTGCGGGCGTCGTTGAGCGCAAAGAGGGGGTAGAAAGCAGCCGGCCCGCCATTCGCATCGCTGAAGCCTACGAAGCGCGCATCACAAAGGTCTCGCGCATGGTGCAGGGCGTGGAATACGTCCCGGAGTTGGATGCGGATCCGAACGATTATCTCCTGCGGGCGCATGTCGAGCTGCGTTCAGACCTGGACGTCCAGCTTAGCCTTCACGTCCGCCTCGAGGCCGACTACGACAACAATCCCGCAGAGGGCAAAGATAAACAGGACACAGTTTTTAGCGTGTCGTTCGGTTACTCCTTCTGATGAAGCCGGGCCCGGTATTCTTTGCGGGATGGTTATGTGCGCACGCCGCTTTTGCGCTGGCTGCCACATCCGGTGTCCTGTATGCCGTGCGGGATCTCGGAGCGCTCGGCGGCTCTTCGAGCCGTGCCCATGCGGTGAGTGAACGGGGCGAAGTCGTGGGCGAGGCGGAAACAGCCGACGGCCAGATCCGCGCCTTCCTGTGGAGCGCTGAACGGGGAATGCGGGATCTTGGAACCCTGGGAGGCGGGTTCAGCCGGGCCTACGCCGTCAATGACCGCGGTGAAGTAGCCGGCGAATCGGAAGCGCCCGACGGAGAGATCCGACCGGTCCGGTGGAGGGAAGATACCGGAATGGAATCCCTGCCCCTGCCTCCGAACATGTGGGACGGCATGATCAATGGCCTGAACAACTTCGGAATCGCGGTTGGCTGCGCGGAAACGCGGAACGGCCCGCGCGCCCTTGTGTGGACCATCGACGGCGTTGCCGAGTTAGCGCCTCTTAGGACAGCGACCGAGAGCGCGGCGTATGGCGTGAATGATGTGGGTTGGATCATCGGGCGACAGTCACTCCCTGTGGAGTCGGGAATCCGCAGCGCACCGTTTCTGGTCGATCTGATCAACGGAAAAGAGGCGCGCAGCAGGCCCATGGACACGGCACAGGGCGGGGCTGCGCTGGCCATCAATGCGCAAGGGGTTGCCGTGGGCTACGTGGAATTTGAGGAAGGACTTCGTGCGGCGCGATTTGACCCCGGACCAGAACCGTCCGTGCGACTGATCGACACGCTTGAAAATACCTACAGTATCGCCTTCGACATCAACAACCGGGGCGAGATCGTGGGGACGTTTTCAAGCAGCCCGGAGGACGACGATCGCGCATTCGTCTGGCGCGAGGGCACAATGTATGACCTGAATGAATGGCTCGACAGCGCGGAGCCTTGGCATCTCGTCGAGGCGCGGGGAATCAACGACCGGGGCGAGATTGTAGGCTACGGCATCCTGCGCGACCGGGAGCGCGCGTTTTTACTCACGCCATTGCCAGGCCCGGCATCGGAACGGCCCGTCGTTCGCCTGGTGGAGCCGACCCACGGCACCGCCTGGTCAGCCGGCGCTCCGCTGCCGCTGAAAGCGGAAATCGAACCCTCAGGAGCGTCAGTTCGGAGAGTCCTGTTTTTTGCCAACGGCGTTCCGGTTGCTGCAGCCACATCAGCCCCATATCAGGCTGTCTGGACCCAACCCGGCCCGGGCCCCCAGCATCTCGTGGCCGTCGTTGTCGCGCCAGACGGAAAGACCCGCCGATCGGCAAGGGTCGCCGTGTATGTTGACTGGGAAGAGGCTGAAAAAAGGGGCGATCTCGTACAATAATCTCCGCCTGCGGGTGAGTAAGGAACCGCAGCCGGCGGCGAATCCCTCATTGGCCCCCGGAATGAACAAAATCGTCCGGTAGCCGTCTAATAGCCGGAAGGCGGAACGATGATGATGGATTCTGACCGTTCCATAAAGGTGTACTTGCGGGAGATCGGGCAAACCCCGCTGTTGACGCCCGAGCAGGAAGTGGAACTGGCGGCGCGGATCAAGAAGGGCGACGAGGAAGCCAAACAGCTCATGATCCGCGCCAACCTCCGGCTTGTTGTCAAAATTGCCCAGGATTACGCGCGGTATGGTCTGCCCCTACTCGACCTGATTTCCGAGGGCAATATCGGGCTGATGAAGGCGGTTGAACGGTTTGATCCGAAGAAGGGCGGCAAGCTCAGCACGTATGCGGCGTGGTGGATCAAGCAGGCCATCAGACGCGCCCTTGCCAACCAGAGCAAGACCATCCGGCTCCCCGCGCACTTGGTGGACAAGATTGCCCGGATGCGCAGGGTGGAGCACCAGTTGCGCGAGAAACTGGGAAGGGAACCGACCGAGGAGGAGCTGGCCGCCGAGCTTCGGGTGGAACCGTCGGTGGTTCGTCATTGGCAAACCGTTTCGTTGAAGCCGGCGTCGCTGGATGCCCCCGTGGGCAATGACCAGGACAGTGCGGAGTTCGGCGAACTTATTGGGGATGAGCGGGTTCGCAGCCCGGTCGACGAGATCAACGAGCGCCAGCTCAAGGATGAGATTGACGAGTTGATCAATCGACTCGACCGACGGGAACGCGATATTCTTAAATACAGGTTTGGACTTCGGGGCGCGCGGGTGGAAACACTCGAAACCGTGGGCAAGCGGTTCCGAATCACCCGCGAGCGCGTCCGGCAGATCCAGAATGCAGCCGTGGTGAAGCTGCGACGTATGATTGACGAGAAGGACGGAATCAAGGTTCCGGAAAAATCCGGAGTATGAGCCTCGATGCCATCAGGTCTGCGATACGGGAAATTCCCGATTTCCCCAAGCCCGGAATCCGGTTCAAGGACATCACGCCCGTCCTGAGAGATCCTGTATTGTTCCACGCGGCCGTGGGATTATTCGTCGATCGTCACCGCGGCCGAAAAATTCGTCGGATTGCCGCGATTGAATCCCGTGGGTTCCTCTTGGGGGCTGCCATTGCCCATGAACTCGGCGCTGGGATCGTGCCGATTCGCAAGAAAGGCAAGCTTCCCTATCGGACCCTCACCGAGACCTACGCGCTCGAATACGGATCGGATTCCGTGGAAGTTCATGAGGACGCATTCGACGCCGGTGAGGAGGTGCTACTGGTGGATGATGTCCTTGCGACGGGCGGAACTGCTGCCGCGGCGGCCCGCCTGATTGAGCGCGCGGGCGCGCGGGTTGTGGAAGTTGATGTATTGATTGAGCTAACGTTTCTAAACGGCCGCGCAAGCTTGAATCCACGGACGGTTTTTGCCCCGATTGCGTTTTGACGGATTTCGGGGAGTTCTTCTAGCCGATCCGCAGTGAGGCTTGGAAAATCCCGCGCCGGACAGTAAGGTGGGCGGGCCGGTTGGGCCAGCCCATGCAGAGCCATCCTTCAGAGACCTCGTTGATCGACATCCGGAACTCGGTTGCCGTCATTGGCGCCGGAATCGCCGG from the Kiritimatiellia bacterium genome contains:
- the ptsP gene encoding phosphoenolpyruvate--protein phosphotransferase, whose protein sequence is MRKDNVELICNIAELAGLFQKSSGLSDFLQTVVSVVAYHMRAAVCSIYLYDDQSRELVLTATQGLNPESIGKVRLKLGEGLTGLALKELRPIREGRGSRNPNFKFIPGIREEQYQAFLAVPILRGLERVGVLVLQDPVENYFDENDTKALQAIAAQLAATIENAKLLITLHQMQERQAAGQAETRQTALPSELGMKFIRGVPASAGIAVGRALPIGMSEDHFVVKPEAGMPSWTLDDFRRALAKTEDQIEQLQLSVEEKLTDVASMIFSAHLLILKDDKFSGAMESLIRQGVPVADAVARVVQEYVHLFGNSNNPRLREKVQDVRDIGRRLLNNLRSGEESQSDYAGRVIVASELMPSDILKLSAQRVEGLALVAGGLTSHVAILARSLQLPMVIVEDRSLLHVDEDTVIAIDGEQGNLYINPTPDVLRNFEELRRTRQVMETHLQNVADETYTRDGQRVHVLCNINMLSEVPAALRLKAEGVGLYRSEFPFIVRNDFPSEEEQYRVYRKLIDGMGDRPVIFRTLDIGGDKMLSYFPIVNESNPFLGLRAIRFSLRHRHIFEQQLRALLRAGHQTKLHIMFPLVASVEDFTEARDIVHACMQSLEQEGIPYNRAPKLGAMIELPSAVEIVEELAAEADFLSIGGNDLVQYMLAVDRTNEAISDLYVAHHPAVLRALHRVAQAAHRHGRPVSFCGEMAADPKMIPFLVGIGIRVLSVEARQIPRVQQIVRSLDAAQAAEKARRILQMGRIRDVARALEGNGG
- a CDS encoding Ig-like domain-containing protein codes for the protein MKPGPVFFAGWLCAHAAFALAATSGVLYAVRDLGALGGSSSRAHAVSERGEVVGEAETADGQIRAFLWSAERGMRDLGTLGGGFSRAYAVNDRGEVAGESEAPDGEIRPVRWREDTGMESLPLPPNMWDGMINGLNNFGIAVGCAETRNGPRALVWTIDGVAELAPLRTATESAAYGVNDVGWIIGRQSLPVESGIRSAPFLVDLINGKEARSRPMDTAQGGAALAINAQGVAVGYVEFEEGLRAARFDPGPEPSVRLIDTLENTYSIAFDINNRGEIVGTFSSSPEDDDRAFVWREGTMYDLNEWLDSAEPWHLVEARGINDRGEIVGYGILRDRERAFLLTPLPGPASERPVVRLVEPTHGTAWSAGAPLPLKAEIEPSGASVRRVLFFANGVPVAAATSAPYQAVWTQPGPGPQHLVAVVVAPDGKTRRSARVAVYVDWEEAEKRGDLVQ
- a CDS encoding adenine phosphoribosyltransferase, with product MSLDAIRSAIREIPDFPKPGIRFKDITPVLRDPVLFHAAVGLFVDRHRGRKIRRIAAIESRGFLLGAAIAHELGAGIVPIRKKGKLPYRTLTETYALEYGSDSVEVHEDAFDAGEEVLLVDDVLATGGTAAAAARLIERAGARVVEVDVLIELTFLNGRASLNPRTVFAPIAF
- a CDS encoding DUF481 domain-containing protein, which produces MTGFRVLAAATLVWAAAEGADGKARPPKGRGGEGWKRQVQAGVNVTEGNRDSSLARAQFGGRGRGEGWDTELNLKAEIGRADGVQNRERVAAEAAHRRGLTDRAYMAYRLDATYDAIAELDYRIIGSLSLGWYAIRDDQQEFRLEVGPAGVVERKEGVESSRPAIRIAEAYEARITKVSRMVQGVEYVPELDADPNDYLLRAHVELRSDLDVQLSLHVRLEADYDNNPAEGKDKQDTVFSVSFGYSF
- the dnaN gene encoding DNA polymerase III subunit beta; amino-acid sequence: MKLTVNKQSFITAMEKVFPVVPARATLPILQNVLLKAEGESLSLTTSDIQSTVQTTLPASVARSGATTIPARRLFNILKELPSSEIELDTEDKGDLDITVIRAGASIVKLFGIKQSEFPAPAKVTGVQKFVVSQSLFKTILDSVHYAASVDENRKNLQGVLLGFRSGKIFGVATDGRRLALWEEEFHVDRQQEGEWTIPNDAVRELLALLGEEGDLRILISDTNLVFEGPDFKLISQMLMEKFPNFRQAIPAGSDVRVSVARDELLGALRRASILLSGHEGSVSLSLSDNCLEISTPENEAGEYREKIAVKHSGPSISILLNAEWLMDPLRNLSSDEVFLELSGSYSPCVIKTDKPFLYVLMPMRPTTTATR
- a CDS encoding histidine phosphatase family protein, whose protein sequence is MRILFIRHAEAVDATEFAGDDLERPLTPAGRKRFGKVVAYLARNYPKPECILSSKAVRAWETANDYARGVGVKDIVVRDELNPGATPDDIRQILKEYKDLEWIALVGHEPDFSKAIAALTSRGKLRMKFKKGAVAEVEWSGRGDATLRALIDPARL
- a CDS encoding sigma-70 family RNA polymerase sigma factor produces the protein MMMDSDRSIKVYLREIGQTPLLTPEQEVELAARIKKGDEEAKQLMIRANLRLVVKIAQDYARYGLPLLDLISEGNIGLMKAVERFDPKKGGKLSTYAAWWIKQAIRRALANQSKTIRLPAHLVDKIARMRRVEHQLREKLGREPTEEELAAELRVEPSVVRHWQTVSLKPASLDAPVGNDQDSAEFGELIGDERVRSPVDEINERQLKDEIDELINRLDRRERDILKYRFGLRGARVETLETVGKRFRITRERVRQIQNAAVVKLRRMIDEKDGIKVPEKSGV
- the dnaA gene encoding chromosomal replication initiator protein DnaA; the encoded protein is MDVSVETVWSNACKELRSTLSKDVFDRWIGVIEALSIEGDTLHLGVQNDFYQCWLEENYLPLIQDAVALAYGSRLNIVFRVSKAPSAPQSDKPQSAEGTTVHRGRSSSGAVAPAALNPKYTFETFVVGPSNSFPHAASLAVAQSPGRAYNPLFLYGGVGLGKTHLMQAIGHSVLRTGRSVVAYVTCEAFTNEYIDALQRKALVQFRKKYRNVDVLLIDDIQFLGGKERMQEEFFHTFNALFDSHKQIVLTCDRPASEIPSLEHRLVSRFEWGLVTELEPPDIETRIAILRNKQEELNVKLPEEIINFIAEKIRSNIRRLEGALIRAASYASLTGRPLTIETVEHLLRDTFDQEKQETLTIEEIQKIVAEYFDLRLSDMTSNRRPQSIAFPRQVAMYFCRQLTSHSLPVIGSAFGKNHATVLHACRLVQHRLKEDPEFRQNMMVLQQRLERRTDGRRQL